One genomic region from bacterium encodes:
- a CDS encoding TatD family hydrolase, producing MKLFDTHAHLTDPAFKEGIDSVISEASRNDVEYMINICCDIKSIEVGLETVYGKKNILTAIGLHPNYADKIKKDELLYIKECLERYPNISAVGETGLDYYRDTSSKKSQKELFRKHIELALEFDLPIIIHNREAHKDILDTIKDYSISRGVIHCFSGTLEFAQTCLNRGFHISFSGNLTYPNAPELRQVAKEIPNDRILIETDCPYLAPQAVRGKRNQPSFLKYTVLELARVKELDAEEAACHTTENAKRLFGLTNIGEENDR from the coding sequence ATGAAACTTTTTGATACTCATGCGCATTTAACTGATCCTGCTTTTAAAGAGGGGATTGATTCGGTCATATCCGAGGCAAGTAGGAATGATGTGGAATATATGATTAATATTTGCTGTGATATTAAAAGCATTGAAGTCGGATTAGAGACAGTTTACGGAAAGAAGAATATATTAACGGCAATTGGTCTGCATCCGAACTATGCCGATAAAATCAAAAAGGATGAACTGCTCTATATAAAAGAATGTTTAGAAAGATATCCGAATATTTCGGCAGTAGGGGAAACAGGTCTGGATTATTACAGAGATACTTCCAGTAAGAAGTCGCAGAAAGAGCTTTTTCGTAAACATATTGAACTGGCTTTGGAATTTGATCTGCCCATAATTATCCATAATCGTGAAGCGCACAAAGATATCTTGGATACTATTAAGGATTACTCTATAAGCAGGGGAGTGATACATTGTTTTTCAGGAACCTTAGAATTTGCGCAAACTTGCCTGAATCGCGGCTTTCATATTTCATTTTCAGGAAATCTCACTTATCCAAATGCGCCTGAATTGAGGCAGGTTGCAAAGGAGATACCAAATGATAGAATTCTCATAGAAACTGATTGCCCCTATCTTGCTCCACAAGCTGTAAGAGGTAAACGAAATCAACCAAGCTTTTTAAAGTATACAGTTTTGGAACTTGCAAGAGTTAAAGAACTTGACGCAGAAGAAGCAGCCTGCCATACTACAGAGAATGCGAAAAGGCTGTTTGGACTAACAAATATCGGAGAAGAAAATGACAGATGA